A DNA window from Amphiprion ocellaris isolate individual 3 ecotype Okinawa chromosome 8, ASM2253959v1, whole genome shotgun sequence contains the following coding sequences:
- the LOC111586334 gene encoding protein-glutamine gamma-glutamyltransferase 2-like → MRLCTQKNNFTADMSGAVEIERCDLDVKTNSRKHHTELFGEERLIVRRGQPFTVILHLSPGSKEFTPGGTGFTLIVETGPLPRKESDTKASFTLSDSTSETEWSASATSDPSRKTVSVSIASSPNAPIGLYSLEVDQDGQKTSLGQFILLFNAWCPGDAVHMRSETKRQEYVLAQHGQVYRGTHKRIKGSPWNFGQFEAGILDICLKILDDNPKFVSNADQDCSGRRNPVYVSRVLSAMINSNNDRGVLVGEWGEFSGGVHPGVWIGSGDILRQWAESGPVRYGQCWVFAAVACTVSRALGIPCRVVTNFGSAHDTDANLVIENLYDEDGKRISGGDSVWNFHVWVDSWMTRPDLGQEFDGWQTSDPTPQETSEGVFCCGPAPVKAIKEGELTKKYDAPFIFAEVNADVMDLVQLSNGEFVKFSGSTKSVGRFISTKAVGSDDRHDITHQYKYPEGSKEERQVYEKAQHHNKLQQRGAEPGLHLKIKLADNMIVGSDFEVFAVLTNNHMKARTCNFLFFARAVGYNGKLGDGCGFASDKVEVPSGEERRLSLKLDYDSYGAAITSDRLIQLSAITVDKQTIDFCKAEKTIVLDEPQLEIKLLGEATLNQKVAAELTLLNPLPEPLQDCSFTIEGVGLTDSKPITAEIGSVSPKQEAKASIEFTPSTAGSCVLLGNFDSNRLKNIKSFINVTVKESNL, encoded by the exons ATGCGTCTCTGCACACAGAAGAACAACTTCACAGCAGACATGAGTGGAG CGGTGGAAATCGAGCGCTGTGATCTGGACGTTAAGACCAACAGCAGGAAGCATCACACCGAGCTGTTTGGAGAGGAGCGCTTGATTGTTAGGAGGGGGCAGCCCTTCACCGTCATTCTGCACCTGTCACCTGGTAGCAAAGAGTTCACACCGGGTGGAACAGGCTTCACGCTCATCGTTGAAACCG GTCCATTGCCCAGAAAAGAATCGGACACGAAGGCTTCCTTCACCCTGAGTGACTCCACATCAGAAACCGAGTGGAGCGCCTCCGCCACCAGCGATCCCTCTAGAAAAACAGTGTCCGTGTCCATCGCCTCCTCTCCCAACGCTCCCATCGGACTCTACTCTCTGGAGGTGGACCAGGACGGACAGAAGACCAGCTTAGGACAGTTCATCCTGCTCTTCAACGCATGGTGCCCCG GAGATGCTGTTCACATGCGCAGCGAGACGAAGAGGCAGGAGTACGTTTTAGCTCAGCATGGACAGGTCTACAGGGGAACGCATAAAAGGATCAAGGGTTCACCTTGGAACTTTGGACAG TTTGAAGCAGGAATCCTGGATATCTGTCTGAAGATTCTGGATGACAACCCTAAGTTTGTGTCGAATGCAGATCAGGACTGCTCTGGCCGGAGGAACCCGGTCTACGTGAGCCGGGTGCTGAGTGCCATG ATCAACAGTAACAATGACAGAGGCGTCCTGGTGGGAGAGTGGGGGGAGTTTTCAGGTGGGGTTCATCCAGGAGTGTGGATCGGCAGTGGAGATATCCTCCGTCAGTGGGCGGAGAGCGGTCCGGTTCGCTATGGCCAGTGCTGGGTGTTTGCTGCTGTCGCATGCACAG TGTCTCGGGCTCTGGGAATCCCGTGTCGGGTGGTTACTAACTTCGGATCGGCTCACGACACCGACGCCAACCTGGTGATAGAAAACCTGTACGACGAGGACGGAAAAAGGATTTCTGGGGGGGATTCGGTGTG gaacTTCCATGTGTGGGTGGACAGCTGGATGACTCGTCCTGACTTGGGGCAGGAGTTTGACGGGTGGCAAACAAGCGATCCGACCCCTCAGGAGACGAGTGAAG GTGTTTTCTGCTGTGGACCGGCTCCAGTGAAGGCCATCAAGGAAGGAGAGCTGACCAAGAAATATGACGCaccttttatttttgctgag gtgaaTGCAGACGTCATGGACTTGGTGCAGCTCTCAAATGGAGAGTTTGTCAAGTTCAGCGGATCGACGAAGTCTGTTGGACGTTTTATCAGCACCAAAGCTGTGGGTTCAGACGACAGACACGACATCACACACCAATACAAATATCCAGAAG GCTCAAAGGAGGAGAGGCAGGTGTATGAGAAGGCTCAGCACCACAACAAGCTCCAACAACGAGGGGCAGAACCAGGACTCCATCTCaag ATCAAGCTGGCTGACAACATGATTGTGGGCTCAGACTTCGAAGTGTTCGCTGTCCTCACCAACAACCACATGAAAGCCAGAACCTGCAACTTCCTCTTCTTTGCCAGAGCCGTTGGCTACAACGGAAAACTGGGAGACGGCTGTGGATTCGCCTCAGATAAGGTGGAAGTTCCCTCCGGAGAAG aaaGGCGTCTGTCTCTGAAGCTGGACTATGACAGTTACGGAGCAGCGATCACGTCTGACAGACTCATCCAGCTTTCAGCCATCACCGTCGACAAGCAGACCATCGATTTCTGTAAAGCTGAGAAGACCATCGTGCTGGACGAGCCCCAATTAGAGATCAAG CTGCTTGGAGAAGCCACGTTGAACCAGAAAGTGGCGGCTGAGCTGACCTTGCTGAACCCGTTACCAGAACCGCTGCAGGACTGCAGCTTCACCATAGAGGGAGTCGGCCTCACCGACAGCAAACCCATCACAGCAGA GATTGGATCTGTGAGCCCCAAACAAGAAGCCAAAGCCAGCATCGAGTTCACTCCCTCCACTGCCGGCTCCTGCGTTCTCCTGGGGAACTTTGACAGCAACAGACTGAAGAACATCAAGAGCTTCATCAATGTCACTGTGAAAGAATCTAACCTCTAA